In Deltaproteobacteria bacterium, a genomic segment contains:
- a CDS encoding nuclear transport factor 2 family protein, whose translation MDLQALEEIKQLKYRYVRCVDRKLWAELRETLAADATSSYGGGKYSFTGRDEIMAFLEKSMASTKFLSSHTVHQPEITFESATRARGVWALHDTVINLEQGWSLNGSAFYEDVYVKGADGQWRIQHTGYTRTYEEVTLRAKTGAKVTDSFWGERELKWDAV comes from the coding sequence ATCGATCTGCAAGCGCTCGAAGAGATCAAGCAGCTCAAGTACCGCTACGTGCGCTGCGTCGACCGCAAGCTCTGGGCCGAGCTGCGCGAGACGCTCGCCGCAGACGCCACCAGCTCCTACGGCGGCGGCAAGTACAGCTTCACGGGCCGAGACGAGATCATGGCGTTCCTCGAGAAGTCGATGGCGTCGACGAAGTTCCTCAGCAGCCACACCGTCCATCAGCCCGAGATCACCTTCGAGAGCGCCACGCGCGCCCGCGGCGTCTGGGCGCTGCACGACACCGTGATCAACCTCGAGCAAGGCTGGAGCCTGAACGGCAGCGCCTTCTACGAGGACGTGTACGTGAAGGGCGCCGACGGCCAGTGGCGCATCCAGCACACCGGCTACACGCGCACCTACGAAGAGGTGACGCTGCGCGCGAAGACCGGCGCGAAGGTGACGGACTCGTTCTGGGGGGAGCGCGAGCTCAAGTGGGATGCGGTGTGA
- a CDS encoding DoxX family protein → MGFLAPHTERIYAAFRFMAGLMFVQHGFQKLFGWFGGTPDGSPAAIVYGAGTIELAGGALVALGLFAGPAAFIASGTMAFAFAFHAFVISNPKSIFPIVNQGELAALYCFAFLFIAAKGSGIWSVDAARAGR, encoded by the coding sequence ATGGGCTTCCTCGCACCGCACACCGAGAGGATCTACGCCGCTTTCCGCTTCATGGCGGGCCTGATGTTCGTGCAACATGGCTTCCAGAAGTTGTTCGGTTGGTTCGGCGGAACCCCGGATGGCTCCCCGGCCGCAATCGTCTACGGCGCCGGGACGATCGAGCTTGCCGGCGGCGCGCTCGTGGCGCTCGGTCTCTTCGCGGGGCCCGCGGCGTTCATCGCCAGCGGCACGATGGCTTTCGCCTTTGCCTTCCACGCCTTCGTGATCTCGAACCCGAAGTCGATCTTCCCCATCGTCAATCAAGGTGAGCTCGCGGCGCTCTACTGCTTCGCGTTCCTCTTCATCGCAGCGAAGGGGAGCGGGATCTGGAGCGTGGACGCGGCGCGCGCCGGGAGATAG
- the msrP gene encoding protein-methionine-sulfoxide reductase catalytic subunit MsrP, with product MRLIRPSLLPEREATPERVYLQRRELLRAAGAFSAVALFGCGEDTSAQAAPASPAALAKLPGVIPAPAGYRTDEAQTRYEDATAYNNFYEFGTGKEDPAANAHTLRIRPWTLAVEGLVAKPGAIDIDTLLKAYPLEERIYRLRCVEAWSMVIPWVGIPLADVLKRFAPTSEAKYVAFETLVDEEQMPGQRRGYLDWPYREGLRLDEAMHPLAILAVGMYGRVLPSQNGAPLRLVVPWKYGFKSIKSIVKLKLVARMPRTSWSDENAAEYGFYANVNPRVDHPRWSQKSERRIGEWQKRPTLEFNGYAEQVAGLYKGMDLRRWY from the coding sequence ATGCGCTTGATTCGACCCAGCCTGCTGCCCGAGCGCGAGGCGACGCCGGAGCGCGTCTACCTCCAGCGCCGCGAGCTGCTGCGCGCGGCGGGCGCGTTCTCGGCCGTGGCGCTGTTCGGCTGCGGCGAGGACACCTCGGCGCAGGCCGCGCCCGCGTCGCCGGCTGCGCTCGCGAAGCTGCCCGGCGTGATCCCCGCGCCCGCGGGCTACCGCACGGACGAGGCGCAGACGCGCTACGAGGACGCGACCGCCTATAACAACTTCTACGAGTTCGGGACGGGCAAGGAAGACCCCGCCGCGAACGCGCACACGCTGCGCATCCGGCCCTGGACGCTGGCGGTCGAGGGGCTCGTCGCGAAGCCGGGCGCGATCGACATCGACACGCTGCTGAAGGCGTACCCGCTCGAGGAGCGCATCTATCGGCTGCGCTGCGTCGAGGCGTGGTCGATGGTGATTCCGTGGGTCGGCATTCCCCTCGCGGACGTGCTGAAGCGCTTCGCGCCCACGAGCGAGGCGAAGTACGTCGCGTTCGAGACGCTCGTGGACGAGGAGCAGATGCCGGGGCAGCGCCGCGGCTATCTCGACTGGCCGTATCGCGAGGGCCTGCGCCTCGACGAGGCGATGCATCCCCTCGCGATCCTCGCCGTGGGCATGTACGGCCGCGTGCTGCCGAGCCAGAACGGCGCGCCGCTGCGCCTCGTGGTGCCGTGGAAGTACGGGTTCAAGAGCATCAAGTCGATCGTGAAGCTGAAGCTCGTGGCGCGCATGCCGCGCACGTCGTGGAGCGACGAGAACGCCGCGGAGTACGGCTTCTACGCGAACGTGAACCCGCGCGTCGATCATCCGCGCTGGAGCCAGAAGAGCGAGCGCCGCATCGGCGAGTGGCAGAAGCGCCCGACGCTCGAGTTCAACGGCTACGCGGAGCAGGTGGCGGGGCTCTACAAAGGGATGGACCTGCGCCGGTGGTATTAG
- a CDS encoding sulfoxide reductase heme-binding subunit YedZ gives MVLGKRGAHAAVVALSLAPLGWLALGAVRGDLGANPVETITHVTGEWALRFLLACLAVTPLRRVSPRFAALAPYRRTFGLLAFAYAALHAATFFALDLGFAFALLAEEVAERPYVSLGFGALALMTPLALTSTRAAQRRLGRRWITLHRAVYAAGVLAAAHFVWLVKADLREPLLYAAVLAALLAARAIPALRRANAQRAGRPSSRANASPTSQ, from the coding sequence GTGGTATTAGGGAAGCGCGGCGCGCACGCCGCAGTCGTCGCGCTCTCGCTCGCGCCGCTCGGCTGGCTCGCGCTCGGCGCCGTGCGCGGCGATCTCGGCGCGAATCCCGTCGAGACGATCACGCACGTCACCGGCGAGTGGGCGCTGCGCTTTCTGCTCGCGTGCCTCGCGGTGACGCCGCTGCGCCGCGTGTCTCCTCGCTTCGCCGCGCTCGCGCCTTACCGGCGCACGTTCGGGCTGCTCGCCTTCGCGTACGCCGCGCTCCACGCCGCGACCTTCTTCGCGCTCGATCTCGGCTTCGCGTTCGCGCTGCTCGCGGAGGAAGTCGCGGAGCGCCCGTACGTATCGCTCGGCTTCGGCGCGCTCGCCCTGATGACTCCGCTCGCGCTGACCTCGACGCGCGCAGCGCAGCGCCGCCTCGGCCGCCGCTGGATCACGCTGCACCGCGCCGTCTACGCCGCGGGCGTGCTCGCTGCCGCGCACTTCGTGTGGCTCGTGAAGGCGGACCTACGCGAGCCGTTGCTCTACGCCGCAGTGCTCGCAGCGCTGCTCGCAGCGCGCGCGATTCCTGCGCTCCGGCGCGCGAACGCTCAGCGCGCGGGGAGGCCGAGCTCGCGCGCGAACGCTTCACCCACGTCGCAATAG
- a CDS encoding histidine phosphatase family protein, translated as MRRLILLRHASAEDARDDALRELSVRGRREAASAGERIAALGAGWAPTHALCSTALRASATLELAQAALPALREVDFSARLYLASAGELLSAVNRAPDADACLLVVAHQPGLGELVRQLMRRAAPEARAGLARGLTPGAFAALELDVARWEAAMPTCAELVAFVQP; from the coding sequence ATGCGGCGGCTGATTCTGCTCCGACACGCGAGCGCAGAGGACGCGCGCGACGATGCGCTGCGCGAGCTCTCCGTGCGCGGGCGCAGGGAAGCCGCCAGCGCGGGCGAGCGCATCGCCGCGCTCGGCGCCGGGTGGGCGCCCACGCACGCGCTCTGCTCCACCGCGCTGCGCGCGAGCGCCACGCTCGAGCTTGCGCAGGCCGCGCTCCCCGCCCTGCGCGAGGTCGACTTCAGCGCGCGGCTCTACCTCGCGAGCGCGGGCGAGCTGCTGAGCGCCGTGAACCGCGCGCCCGATGCGGACGCGTGCCTGCTCGTCGTCGCGCACCAGCCCGGCCTCGGCGAGCTTGTGCGCCAGCTCATGCGCCGCGCCGCACCCGAGGCGCGCGCTGGCCTCGCACGGGGCCTGACGCCCGGCGCCTTCGCCGCCCTCGAGCTCGATGTCGCGCGCTGGGAAGCCGCAATGCCCACGTGCGCGGAGCTGGTGGCGTTCGTCCAGCCCTGA
- a CDS encoding transglycosylase SLT domain-containing protein — translation MSAPEAPEGPRASLALRLGASATAGIAAALFALACANLPPQQLDDLCGLFAEKPEWAAAAERARERWGVDASVSMAILHQESRFRAKARPGWRKAFGVIPIGTASSAYGYGQVQDAAWSDYRERTNNRHAKRDDFADVIDFVGFYADLLSRAHGIAKSDAFHLYLGYHEGPTGYARRSFDQKPWLFGVARKVSERAAGYAAQQHACPYPRRSESST, via the coding sequence ATGAGCGCACCGGAGGCGCCGGAGGGCCCGCGCGCGAGCCTCGCGCTGCGGCTCGGTGCGAGCGCGACCGCCGGCATCGCCGCGGCGCTGTTCGCGCTCGCGTGCGCGAACTTGCCGCCGCAGCAGCTCGACGATCTGTGCGGGCTGTTCGCCGAGAAGCCGGAGTGGGCCGCGGCCGCGGAGCGCGCGCGCGAGCGCTGGGGCGTCGATGCCTCCGTCTCGATGGCGATCCTCCACCAGGAGTCGCGCTTCCGCGCCAAAGCGCGGCCCGGCTGGCGCAAGGCGTTCGGCGTGATCCCGATCGGCACCGCGTCTTCCGCCTACGGCTATGGCCAGGTGCAGGACGCCGCCTGGAGCGACTACCGCGAGCGCACCAACAACCGACACGCCAAGCGCGACGACTTCGCCGACGTGATCGACTTCGTCGGCTTCTACGCGGACCTGCTCTCGCGCGCCCACGGCATCGCGAAGAGCGACGCGTTCCACCTCTATCTCGGGTACCACGAAGGCCCGACCGGCTACGCGCGCCGCAGCTTCGACCAGAAGCCGTGGCTGTTCGGCGTCGCGCGCAAAGTCTCCGAGCGCGCCGCGGGGTATGCCGCGCAGCAGCACGCCTGCCCGTACCCGCGACGCTCGGAGTCGAGCACGTGA
- a CDS encoding MBL fold metallo-hydrolase, translating to MIRALAAGGGLALLFGAAALLARGEPLPPLAAAPEAASLHAPHRADGRYFVPWASDDARGGFSFLRWQFSRNAYAGMARGAAPRVANDGASLARALPRGEAELTWVGHATFAVHDGDAVFLTDPHFGARALLPKRLVAPGIPLEAIPPDAFAVVSHSHYDHLDAYAVDHLPASVAWFVPMGLAEWFRERGRSNVVELDWWQSAKRGRFTITCLPSQHWSKRFEHATNETLWCAWLVDSGERRYFFAGDTGYFHGFAEYGRRFGPIDAALLPIGAYEPRWFMDFQHMDPAEALRAFRELRARTLFPMHWGTFELTDEPPDEAPRELRRQLAAERVRDDEVALLSVGETRALPSREKNSD from the coding sequence GTGATTCGCGCGCTCGCCGCGGGCGGCGGACTCGCGCTGTTGTTTGGGGCCGCCGCGCTGCTCGCACGCGGCGAGCCGCTGCCGCCGCTCGCCGCGGCGCCGGAAGCCGCCTCGCTGCACGCTCCCCATCGCGCCGACGGCCGCTACTTCGTGCCGTGGGCGAGCGACGACGCGCGCGGCGGCTTCTCGTTCCTGCGCTGGCAGTTCTCGAGGAACGCCTACGCGGGGATGGCGCGCGGAGCCGCGCCGCGCGTCGCGAACGACGGCGCCTCGCTCGCGCGCGCCCTGCCGCGCGGCGAAGCGGAGCTCACTTGGGTCGGCCACGCGACGTTCGCAGTGCACGACGGGGACGCGGTCTTCCTCACCGACCCGCACTTCGGCGCGCGAGCGCTGCTCCCGAAACGCCTCGTCGCCCCGGGCATTCCGCTCGAAGCGATTCCGCCGGACGCCTTCGCCGTCGTCTCCCACAGCCACTACGACCATCTCGACGCGTACGCCGTCGACCACTTGCCCGCGAGCGTCGCGTGGTTCGTGCCGATGGGCCTCGCCGAGTGGTTCCGCGAGCGCGGGCGCAGCAACGTCGTCGAGCTCGATTGGTGGCAGAGCGCGAAGCGCGGGCGCTTCACGATCACGTGCCTGCCCTCGCAGCACTGGTCGAAGCGCTTCGAGCACGCCACGAACGAGACGCTCTGGTGTGCTTGGCTCGTCGACTCGGGCGAGCGCCGGTACTTCTTCGCCGGCGACACGGGCTACTTCCACGGCTTCGCCGAGTACGGTCGCCGCTTCGGGCCGATCGACGCCGCGCTGCTGCCGATCGGCGCCTACGAACCGCGCTGGTTCATGGACTTCCAACACATGGATCCCGCCGAGGCGCTGCGCGCCTTCCGCGAGCTGCGCGCGCGCACGCTCTTCCCGATGCACTGGGGCACGTTCGAGCTGACCGACGAGCCGCCCGACGAAGCGCCGCGCGAGCTGCGCCGGCAGCTCGCTGCCGAGCGCGTGCGCGACGACGAGGTCGCGCTGCTGAGCGTGGGCGAGACGCGCGCGTTACCGAGCCGCGAGAAGAACTCGGACTGA
- a CDS encoding MFS transporter, which produces MQALAHPGVKALALARFSRACGATLFASVLGWHVYEVTGSKFALGMIGLVEFVPVLLIGPFAGALADTTDRVRLTSIAEAAFAAVCFALALQSDYGTALLLCGAAGIAVCGAVEFPALATVLPNLVPRELFPSAVPLIATLRNLGWATGYGVSGFVFDALGYSASYALAGALVGIASLVVLRIPRAAAQPTGREVSLRAFFEGLAFVWRSQAVLGAMTLDLFAVLFAGATALLPVFAKDILQVGPEGYGLLRAALPIGTMAMSLVLLVAPPIARAGRALCISVALFGLATIVFGFSQSFALSVVALACAGMADEVSMVARNVIIQLGTPDALRGRVSAVNQIFVGASNELGAAESGILAHYTSAVFSVVFGGVACLGVLGLVMTRMRELVRFRVTS; this is translated from the coding sequence TTGCAAGCACTCGCTCATCCCGGCGTCAAAGCGCTCGCGCTCGCGCGCTTCTCGCGCGCTTGCGGCGCGACGCTGTTCGCGTCCGTGCTCGGCTGGCACGTCTACGAGGTGACGGGCTCGAAATTCGCGCTCGGCATGATCGGCCTCGTCGAGTTCGTGCCGGTGCTGCTGATCGGGCCCTTCGCGGGCGCGCTCGCCGACACCACGGACCGTGTGCGGCTCACGTCGATCGCCGAAGCCGCGTTCGCGGCGGTGTGCTTCGCGCTCGCGCTGCAGAGTGATTACGGGACCGCGCTGCTGCTCTGCGGCGCCGCGGGAATCGCCGTGTGCGGCGCCGTCGAGTTCCCCGCGCTCGCGACGGTGCTGCCGAACCTCGTGCCGCGCGAGCTGTTTCCGAGCGCGGTGCCGCTGATCGCGACGCTGCGCAATCTCGGCTGGGCGACGGGCTACGGCGTCTCGGGCTTCGTGTTCGACGCGCTCGGTTACTCGGCGTCGTACGCGCTCGCCGGCGCGCTCGTCGGCATCGCCTCGCTGGTGGTGCTGCGCATCCCGCGCGCCGCCGCGCAGCCGACCGGCCGGGAGGTGAGCCTCCGCGCGTTCTTCGAGGGCCTCGCGTTCGTGTGGCGCTCGCAGGCCGTGCTTGGCGCCATGACGCTCGACCTGTTCGCCGTGCTGTTCGCGGGCGCGACCGCACTCTTGCCGGTGTTCGCGAAGGACATCCTGCAAGTCGGCCCGGAGGGCTACGGGCTCCTGCGCGCGGCACTCCCGATCGGCACGATGGCGATGTCGCTCGTGCTGCTCGTGGCGCCGCCGATCGCGCGCGCCGGCCGCGCGCTCTGCATCTCCGTCGCGCTGTTCGGGCTCGCGACGATCGTGTTCGGCTTTTCGCAGTCGTTCGCGCTGTCGGTCGTCGCCCTCGCCTGCGCCGGCATGGCGGACGAGGTCAGCATGGTCGCGCGCAACGTGATCATTCAGCTCGGTACGCCCGACGCGCTGCGCGGTCGCGTCTCCGCGGTGAACCAGATCTTCGTCGGCGCTTCGAACGAGCTCGGCGCCGCGGAGTCGGGAATCCTCGCGCACTACACGAGCGCGGTGTTCAGCGTGGTGTTCGGCGGCGTCGCGTGCCTCGGCGTGCTCGGCTTGGTGATGACGCGCATGCGCGAGCTCGTGCGCTTCCGAGTGACGTCGTGA
- a CDS encoding sugar transferase has product MLRALSREIAAALQLADVVVSAALFVLIVRIPHFGVADAGLALLPLGLAAALVWPISLRLMHLYDSHRRDPISAVSLLLALAALSSAFGQSAVAFATGLELDPTFPIVIACAQLGVLGGLRIVLLGAARLFRRAGHNTRNVLIAGSGPRAAYVEDVIARHPEWGLRVIGFIDGGFPERGPAVAPDRVFPLDSIDDILADQVIDEVIVAVPRSKLEESVRVVDAATSAGVPITLLSDVFGDLLPTPRVKRFGALPALAFAPVHHPAGWLAVKRAIDAGGAAVLLLAAAPVLALCALAIKLTSPGPVFFHQVRCTLNGRLFSMPKLRTMLVDAEEKKLALAAQNEMSGPVFKMRSDPRITPVGRFLRRYSLDELPQLWSVLRGDMSLVGPRPAIPSEVAEYRTAERRRLSMRPGLTCLWQVSGRNKIGFEDWVRLDLEYIDTWSLASDFTILLRTLPAVLRGEGAS; this is encoded by the coding sequence ATGTTGAGAGCTCTGTCGCGGGAGATCGCAGCCGCGCTGCAGTTGGCGGACGTGGTCGTCAGCGCGGCGCTGTTCGTGCTGATCGTGCGGATCCCGCACTTTGGCGTGGCCGATGCCGGCCTCGCACTGCTGCCGCTCGGGCTCGCGGCGGCGCTGGTGTGGCCGATCTCGCTGCGCCTCATGCATCTCTACGACTCGCACCGGCGCGATCCCATCAGCGCGGTCTCGCTCTTGCTCGCGCTGGCGGCGCTCTCGTCGGCGTTCGGCCAATCGGCCGTCGCCTTCGCGACCGGCTTGGAGCTCGATCCCACGTTCCCGATCGTGATCGCATGCGCGCAGCTGGGCGTGCTCGGCGGCCTGCGCATCGTGCTGTTGGGAGCCGCGCGCCTGTTCCGCCGCGCCGGTCACAACACGCGCAACGTGCTGATCGCCGGCTCCGGGCCGCGCGCCGCGTACGTGGAGGACGTGATCGCGCGGCATCCCGAGTGGGGCCTGCGCGTGATCGGCTTCATCGATGGGGGCTTTCCCGAGCGCGGCCCCGCCGTCGCGCCGGACCGCGTGTTCCCGCTGGATTCGATCGACGACATTCTCGCGGACCAGGTGATCGACGAGGTGATCGTCGCGGTGCCGCGCTCGAAGCTCGAAGAGAGCGTGCGCGTCGTCGACGCCGCGACCAGCGCCGGCGTGCCGATCACGCTGCTCTCGGACGTGTTCGGCGATCTGCTCCCGACGCCGCGCGTGAAGCGCTTCGGCGCCTTGCCCGCGCTCGCGTTCGCGCCCGTTCACCATCCGGCCGGCTGGCTCGCGGTGAAGCGCGCGATCGACGCGGGCGGAGCGGCCGTGTTGTTATTGGCCGCGGCGCCGGTGCTGGCGCTGTGCGCGCTCGCCATCAAGCTCACTTCGCCGGGCCCCGTGTTCTTCCACCAGGTGCGCTGCACGCTGAACGGGCGGCTGTTCTCGATGCCGAAGCTGCGCACGATGCTGGTGGACGCGGAGGAGAAGAAGCTCGCGCTGGCGGCGCAGAACGAGATGAGCGGCCCCGTGTTCAAGATGCGGAGCGATCCGCGCATCACTCCGGTGGGCCGCTTCCTGCGCCGCTACAGCCTCGACGAGCTGCCGCAGCTGTGGAGCGTGCTGCGCGGCGACATGAGCCTCGTGGGCCCGCGCCCCGCGATTCCCAGCGAGGTGGCCGAGTACCGCACCGCCGAGCGCCGCCGGCTCTCGATGCGCCCGGGTCTCACGTGCCTCTGGCAGGTGAGCGGCCGCAACAAGATCGGCTTCGAGGATTGGGTGCGGCTCGATCTCGAGTACATCGACACCTGGTCGCTCGCGAGCGACTTCACGATCTTGCTGCGCACGCTGCCTGCGGTGCTGCGCGGAGAGGGCGCCAGCTAG
- a CDS encoding LOG family protein, with amino-acid sequence MNRPRRRYELRSDALNQAVDALVAQAREQFGGRDDDAAEYARQMVVTALRFLRDDPADGDFKLVNAAMKELRHALRVFAPYESVRKVSVFGSARTLAGAPDWVQAERFAEAMARRGWMIITGAGGGIMQAAQGGAGRDASFGVNIRLPFEQAANEVIAGDAKLVNFRYFFTRKVSFVRHSHAIALFPGGFGTHDEGFEALTLIQTGKSEMLPVVFVDAPGGDYWRDWAQYVDEHLLGRKLISPDDVALFRVTDSVDEAVAEVTRFYRNYHSSRYVGDRLVLRVQEAPSGDALAALSREFADLLVGGAIEASGALPEEGTDAVGLARLVLRFDRKSTGRLRRLIDRVNEIAPRGEAAARAAAHQIVPAEMPADAEREEAE; translated from the coding sequence ATGAACCGCCCGCGCCGCCGCTACGAGCTCCGCAGCGATGCACTCAACCAGGCCGTCGACGCGCTCGTCGCGCAGGCGCGCGAGCAGTTCGGCGGACGCGACGACGACGCGGCCGAGTACGCGCGCCAGATGGTCGTCACCGCGCTGCGCTTTCTGCGCGACGACCCGGCGGACGGCGACTTCAAGCTCGTGAACGCCGCGATGAAGGAGCTCCGCCACGCGCTGCGCGTGTTCGCGCCGTACGAGAGCGTGCGCAAAGTCTCGGTGTTCGGCAGCGCGCGCACGCTGGCGGGCGCGCCGGACTGGGTGCAAGCCGAGCGCTTCGCGGAGGCGATGGCGCGGCGCGGCTGGATGATCATCACGGGCGCGGGCGGCGGCATCATGCAAGCGGCGCAGGGCGGCGCGGGCCGCGACGCCTCGTTCGGCGTGAACATCCGCCTGCCGTTCGAGCAGGCTGCGAACGAGGTCATCGCGGGCGACGCGAAGCTCGTGAACTTCCGATACTTCTTCACGCGCAAAGTCAGCTTCGTGCGCCACTCGCACGCGATCGCGCTCTTTCCTGGCGGCTTCGGGACGCACGACGAGGGCTTCGAGGCGCTCACGCTGATCCAGACCGGCAAGAGCGAGATGCTGCCCGTCGTGTTCGTCGACGCACCCGGCGGCGACTACTGGCGCGACTGGGCGCAGTACGTGGACGAGCATTTGTTAGGGCGAAAGCTGATCTCGCCGGACGATGTCGCGCTCTTCCGCGTGACCGACTCGGTCGACGAAGCGGTCGCCGAGGTGACGCGCTTCTACCGCAACTACCACTCGAGCCGGTACGTAGGCGACCGCCTCGTGCTGCGCGTGCAGGAGGCCCCGAGCGGCGACGCGCTGGCGGCGCTCTCGCGCGAGTTCGCGGACCTGCTCGTGGGCGGTGCGATCGAGGCGAGCGGCGCGCTGCCGGAAGAAGGCACGGACGCGGTGGGCCTCGCGCGCCTCGTCTTGCGCTTCGACCGCAAGAGCACGGGCCGGCTGCGGCGGCTGATCGATCGTGTGAACGAGATCGCGCCGCGAGGCGAAGCGGCCGCGCGCGCGGCGGCGCACCAGATCGTGCCCGCGGAGATGCCGGCGGACGCGGAGCGCGAAGAGGCGGAGTAG
- a CDS encoding DUF4188 domain-containing protein, giving the protein MAEIRAERLTAEVDGEFVVFLIGMRVNKLWKLHKWLPVAFAMGRMLQEIEKDRATGFLGVEQFGFLSGVLVQYWRSFDHLDKYALDKQRAHLPAWKAFNQAVASNGDVGIWHETYHVRPGDYECVYNNMPLFGLAKATRAVPATGRRESATGRMGNANV; this is encoded by the coding sequence ATGGCGGAGATTCGTGCGGAACGCCTGACAGCCGAAGTCGACGGTGAGTTCGTCGTGTTCCTGATCGGCATGCGCGTGAACAAGCTCTGGAAGCTGCACAAGTGGCTGCCGGTCGCGTTCGCGATGGGGCGCATGCTGCAGGAGATCGAGAAGGATCGCGCCACGGGCTTTCTCGGCGTCGAGCAGTTCGGTTTCCTGAGCGGAGTGCTCGTGCAGTACTGGCGCTCGTTCGATCACCTCGATAAGTACGCGCTCGACAAGCAGCGCGCGCACTTGCCGGCGTGGAAGGCGTTCAACCAAGCCGTCGCGTCGAACGGCGACGTCGGCATCTGGCACGAGACGTATCACGTGCGACCGGGCGACTACGAATGCGTCTACAACAACATGCCGCTGTTCGGGCTCGCGAAGGCGACTCGCGCGGTGCCTGCGACGGGGCGGCGCGAGTCCGCGACGGGGCGCATGGGCAACGCGAACGTCTAG
- a CDS encoding PhzA/PhzB family protein: MARKTIGDAFGGQLTTLAQQREIWPDALHEDAIWEGPMFETPVVFVGREAVGRFFELLLSVVPRFSTKVVGFYHTSDPDTIIIESHGGGPTVNGGDYTQRYFSQVTSKDGQAFRMREYCNPFQTYKAFGREHWERETAAIMARHNKPWPASQKPDPIVLPPVK, encoded by the coding sequence ATGGCACGCAAGACGATCGGCGACGCATTCGGCGGGCAGCTCACGACGCTCGCGCAGCAGCGCGAGATCTGGCCCGACGCGCTGCACGAGGACGCGATCTGGGAGGGGCCGATGTTCGAGACGCCCGTGGTCTTCGTCGGGCGCGAGGCGGTGGGGCGCTTCTTCGAGCTGCTGCTCTCGGTGGTGCCGCGCTTCTCGACCAAGGTCGTCGGCTTCTATCACACGTCCGACCCCGACACGATCATCATCGAGTCGCACGGCGGCGGCCCCACGGTGAACGGCGGCGACTACACGCAGCGCTACTTCTCGCAGGTCACGTCGAAGGACGGGCAGGCGTTCCGCATGCGCGAGTACTGCAACCCGTTCCAGACGTACAAGGCGTTCGGTCGCGAGCACTGGGAGCGCGAGACCGCGGCGATCATGGCGCGCCATAACAAGCCGTGGCCCGCCTCGCAGAAGCCGGATCCGATCGTCCTACCGCCAGTGAAGTGA
- a CDS encoding thioesterase family protein, whose amino-acid sequence MQNQPALDLSRVFRLEPHGPDTYLAESPHYPWGRIYGGLVIAQALWAATQTVRAEHAVHSLHAYFILGGEFAEPVRYEVDRVRNGRSFTTRRVIARQSAGAILTLECSFQRFEEGVESQPLAMPSGVPAPDTLPPVYDAGLDRREVAVPAPRSLIWGRFPLPLGDDARLHACALAYLSDMNAMDAISNSRAGGPPSGEPGSFDFMGASLDHAVWFHRPLRADEWLLMEMTGHGLIRTRGLATGHVFDRSGVHVATIAQEGLLRPKKG is encoded by the coding sequence ATGCAGAACCAGCCCGCCCTCGATCTCTCCCGCGTCTTCCGCCTCGAGCCGCACGGCCCCGACACGTACCTCGCCGAGAGCCCGCACTATCCGTGGGGCCGCATCTACGGCGGCCTCGTGATCGCGCAGGCGCTGTGGGCCGCGACGCAGACCGTGCGCGCGGAGCACGCGGTCCACTCGCTGCACGCGTACTTCATTCTCGGCGGCGAGTTCGCGGAGCCCGTGCGCTACGAAGTCGACCGCGTGCGCAACGGCCGCTCGTTCACGACGCGCCGCGTGATCGCGCGCCAGAGCGCGGGCGCGATCCTCACGCTCGAGTGCTCGTTCCAGCGCTTCGAGGAGGGCGTCGAGTCGCAGCCGCTCGCGATGCCGAGCGGCGTGCCCGCACCCGACACGCTGCCGCCCGTGTACGACGCCGGGCTCGATCGGCGCGAAGTGGCGGTGCCCGCGCCGCGCTCGCTGATCTGGGGTCGCTTCCCGCTGCCGCTCGGCGACGATGCGCGCCTGCACGCCTGCGCGCTCGCCTACCTCAGCGACATGAACGCGATGGACGCGATCTCGAACTCGCGCGCGGGCGGCCCGCCGAGCGGCGAGCCGGGCTCGTTCGACTTCATGGGCGCGAGCCTCGACCACGCCGTGTGGTTCCACCGCCCGCTGCGCGCGGACGAGTGGTTGTTGATGGAGATGACCGGCCACGGCCTGATCCGCACGCGCGGCCTCGCAACCGGCCACGTGTTCGACCGCAGCGGCGTGCACGTCGCGACGATTGCGCAGGAGGGGTTGCTGCGGCCGAAGAAGGGGTGA